A window of Macaca mulatta isolate MMU2019108-1 chromosome 7, T2T-MMU8v2.0, whole genome shotgun sequence genomic DNA:
GTGGCTCACCAGACTCACTCTACATAATTCTACGGTGCTCACATTTTGTCCACAGTTCAAACTGCTCCTGAACTACAGACATACTGGGAGTCAACACAGTGTGGTGGTTATGGGCATGGACTTTGTAGACAGACTGCCCagtttcaaatcctggctccactcATTAGATATTGGGCAAGTTCCCTTTTGTGActcatttcttcatctctaaaatgggaataatcataATACCtacacctcacagggttgttctgaggatgaaatgagttcGTATATGTTAAAGATCTTAGAAGAGTGCCTGAtgcagctggatgtggtggctcatgcctataagcctagcattttgggaggctaaggcaggtgtattgcctgagctcaggagttatagaccagcctgggcaacacagtgaaacccaatctctactaaaatacaaaaattagccgggcatggtggcgtgcacctgtaatcccagctactcgggaggctgaggcaggagaatgacttgaaccgaggaggcagaggttgcagtgagccgaggtcatgccactgcccctccagcctgggtgacagagtgagatgtcgtcgcaaaaaaaaaaaaaaaaaaaaaagtgcctgatGCATGGTAAGTGCTAAATGACATGCTATTTCAGGTCCCCAATCCTTTATTGAAAATGCTGGGGCCAGACatacttcaatttttttctgattgtagAAAGGTAATATGAAATGTATACATACACTGCCTATTATCTAATCTCCCTAGTACAGGAAATGTTTTGCTGCCAAATGAGTTTTGGTGTAAAGCTTACGAAGAAACAGAATTTTTCGGGTCTTTGTGGACTGACAGCTGCAGACAGAGCCCTGTGGACGTGCATTATTCCCAACTGCCTACTCGACATCTCCCTAGATGACCCATAGTAATGCAGACTCAGAGGTCCCAGATTTCTACTTTTAAAGCCAAACCCAGTTCTTGCAGTGTTCCTGACATGCCCAATCAGGCAAAAGGGTTCTTGATGAATGCTCGCCTAAAGCATACATCTCCAGTCAACAAGCTCTCCCACCCCAAATATCTCTCAGAAGCTTCTACTACCCTCCATCTCCACCATCTAGTCCAAACTACCCTCATTTCTCGCCTCTGCTGATGAAATCAACGGCTGCAACCCCTCTTGCCCCCATTTTGAAAAGGCTTTAATTTTAAAGGTTTCCCATTGCTCTTAGAATAAACATGAAAATCCTTATTGTGGCCTCTAAGGGTTTGGCCTCTACCTACCTCAGTCTCAGCTCAGATCTTTATTACTCTTGCTTTCTACAGCCTACCGATGGTAACCTTTCTCAAACTGAGCCTGGACCTTTGTACAatctgttccttctgcctggaacgtTTCACAGCCTccacattcttatttttttttcagatggagttttgctcttgttgcccaggctagagtgcaatggcgcgatctcagctcaccgcaacctctgcctcccaggttcaagagattcccctgcctcagcctcctgagtagctgggactacaggcatgcgccaccatgcctggctaattttgtatttttagtagagacggagttctccatgttggtcaggctgctcttgaacccctgacctcaggtgatctgctgggattacaagtgtgagcctccGCGTCTGgccccccctccttttttttttttttgagacagagttttactcttgctgcccaggctggagtgcaatggcgtgatcttggctcactgcaaactctgtcccaggttcaggcaattctcctgcctcagcctctccagtagctaggattacaggtgcctgccaccatacccggctaatctttgtatttttagtagagacgggggtttcaccaagttggccaggctcgtctcgaactcctgagctcaggtgatccacctgcctcggcctcccaaactgccaggattacaggcatgagccatggcgcctgtcCTCAGCCTCCACATTCTATCAGTACCTCTAATCCCTTTAATTTCTAATCATCCTTCGGGGCTCAGCATGCAACTCACTTCTTCAGAAAAGTCTTCCCTGAACCCTCAGACTGAATAAGGTCCCCCCCAGGCCCCCACTAAAATCCATTATAAGTCCTGGTACTTCTCCTTTATAACATCTATCACAATTATAATTAAACAGCcacaacaaaaaggaaacaatccAGATGTTGTTAAAGAAATGCATAAATACACTAAGGCACATCTATACTACGAAATACAACACAGCCAATACAATGAATGGGGTAAATCCATATGTACTAAATGGAAAGATCTCCAAGATACTGTGTTGGAGTTTCAGTTCCTTGTGCatgatacatacatatgtaaatgcatTGGATAATTATTGGAAAGGGGCATACAAGCTATTGACAATGGTCACGTGAAGGGAGAAGAGCAGGGAAGAAGGGAATGAAGGGGGTTTTTCACCTTTAATTCTACATACTTCCATAtgctttgaacttttttttttttttggtagagatgaggtctcactattttgcccaggctgatcttgaactcctggtctcaagtaatcctctggttttggcctcctaaagtgcctgagattaaaggtgtgagccactgtgcctggccttatttgaACTTTTTACAATGAGAATTATTCATGCATTACTAGGCTGATTCTACATTTAACAGTTTGTATAAAGACTTGCTAATTGTCTTTCTCCCCCATTAGATGTAAACCAAACCAAAGAAGAGACTATACCTATCTTGTTCACCAACTCATCCCCTGTCCCCTAACCCAGTGCATGGAACAGCATGGGCACTGAATACATGTCTGCtgaatggctgaatgaatgaatcctcTGTCAAACCAGGGTTCTTTTACTGCACCATAAAGATTTTCCACTGAATCCTCACAACGATCAGAGTTACCTCATTCACATATTGTGAATTCTCACCACTGGACCCATCTTTACACCTCCAGGTCACTGAGGCTCCCTGATCAACTCTTTGGATAGTTTTTGCCATCCAGTTACCCTCATCTATCATAAATTGATAAAAGATGTCATGCCCTGGGCACAGACTGAGCTAACCACCAGCTTccttcccatctcacagatgTTCATTTGGTAGGATGATCCTGTTCCAACCATAGAGCAACTGTGCCTGATTCCTTGAGCCTGCATTCTGCCCGCCTCAATTCTTAGCACAGTTCACCCTcgatttcctttctctttattagAAATCCAGAGTAGACAGTGCTAAGGACCTCTGTGTATTTGTTACTGGAAACTCCCCTTCTCAAGTATGTATTTCCCTCTTATTTGACCCTTTGCAAGGAAGACCCTCCTCCTCCATATTTCCAGTACCTGTTTTAGTCTACTGCCTTTATCTAGTGCCAGTTCAGGTCCTTCCCTCCTACTCAGTCTCACTATGAGTAAAAAATCTTGACTTGCTTATGAAGCCTGAATTAATTATGACAATAAATTGTGAAGTAGTCCCATTTACATATGAAGAAGGAAGTCCTAAAAGTTAAgtaatggccaggtgtggtggctcacacctgtaatcccagcactttgggagactgaggtgggtggatcacctgaggtcaggagttcaagactagcctgaccaacatggtgaaaccctgtctctactaaaaatacaaagattagccaggcgtggtggcacgcacctatagtctcagctactcaggaggctgaggcaggagaatcgcttgaacctgggaggcagaggttggcagtgagccgagattgcgccattgcactccagcatgggtgacagagcaagactccgtctcaaaaaaaaaaaaaacaaaaaaaaaaggccaggggtagtggctcacacctgtaatcccagcactttcagaggctgaggtgagcagctcacgaggtcaggagatcgagaccatcctggctaacacagcgaaaccccgtctctactaaaaatacaaaatattagccaggcgtggtggcgggagcctgtagtcccagctgctggggaggctgaggcaggagaatggcgtgagcctgggaggcagagcttgcagtaagccgagatcactccattgcactctagcccaggtgacagagcgagacaccgtctcaaaaaaaaaaaaaaagttaagtaacttgctatagatcacacagctaataagtggtaaAGCCAGGTCTTCAGACTCAAAGTCAGAGTCCACTGTCCCAGCTAGCCACCTTCAATATTCAGTTGTAGACTACTTACTAAAACTATACCCAATTATAGCCATGGAAGCAGGTCCTCTCCAAGTGATGGGCTCTGGAAACAGTTTCCATTCCTGTGGCTTTTACCTGCCTCTCTCTGACTCATGTCTCCACACATTCATTTCCTCCAGGCCCACCTTTTAGCCTCCGGGCCAGTTCCTGGGTGAATAGGATGTTGGCTAGCTTGCTATGACAGTAGGCCAGGCCTGCATTGTAGAATTTCTCGCCCTGTAGGTTATGGAAGTGGATCCTTCCCAGGTGATGTGCAAGGGAAGACACATTTACTATCCGTGATGGGGCTGATTCCTTTAGTTTCTCTAGCAGCAGATGGGTCAGGAGGAAGTGACCTGTTGAGAAATACTAGAATTAATGAAGTTCAGGGCCATGTGGGAATGACAGGAGTCATGGTAAGCAGGCCTCAGCTATGGGAGGCAGATAATTCAGAAATAAGATCTTTCCCTCCAACTTTTCATTATCAACTAGAAAACAAGTTCAGTGAAGGTTTAGGGAAATAACAACAGCCAAAGACATGAGGCATCCTTATATGAGCGAGATAGGTCTAGACTACGTGAATATGAAGTCCCAGCTCATTCCTACTTTGGTTAATCTCATTCTTAAGAGCTggtcggctgggtgcagtggctcacacctgcaatctcagcacctaaggaggctgaggcaggaaggtgcCTGAGGcgaggagtttaagaccagcctgggcaacatagcaagaccctgtctctacaaaaaaagagcAGATGACCTATACCTGATGATGGCCACAAGGATCACTACTAAGAAAGcaagacaggccgggcgcggtggctcaagcctgtaatcccagcactttgggaggccgagacgggcggatcacgaggtcaggagatcgagaccatcctggttaacacggtgaaaccccgtctctactaaaaaatacaaaaaactagccggccgaggtggcggacgcctgtagtcccagctactcgggaggcggaggcaggagaatggcgtgaacccgggaggcggagcttgcagtgagctgagatccggccactgcactccagcctgggtgacagcgcgagactccgtctcaaaaaaaaaaaaaaaaaaaaaaaaaaaaaaaaaaaaaattagaaagcaagACAGTACCCTAAACCAATTAGGCTGTTAAAAAATGCGCCAAAGCAAACTGAATCTAAATCACagattaaaaagtgggcagaacCTGGAGTAGCCCTCAGGTATTCCTCAGCTGTCAGGTAGGTTCAGTCACATCACAAGAAGGCTCAGTCTGACCCCTAAGTTTCCCAAAGAGAATTTTGGTTGTCTCTAGCTTTGTGATAAGGCCAGATTTCTTACCCAAGTGGTTGACTCCTATGTGCATCTCAAAGCCATCTGCTGTCTTCGAGTAGGGACACATCATCACTCCTGCATTGTTGATCAAAATGTGGAGGTGCTTTTCCTCTGCAGGGACAAGACAATGGAGCGCGGAAGTGGTTAGCCAAAGCTACTACATCTTAGAAAGCTGCCTCATGCTCAGGCTTTGAAAGTGAGGATGCAGGACTTCAATCTTCCCTCCATTTTCCCTTCAtacttattttctattgtttttcattttaagacTAGTTGAATCCCACCTACTTTTACTATGGGGCAAAATTCCATTTTATACTACCAAATGACCTTCTCGATCTTTGTAGTTCGGGAGCTACTTACTCACTGCTTTTGGGAATTGTTTCATCCACCTCTCCCAATAAAAAGACTTCCCAAGCTGAATGGAAAGATTCCAAAGCAAGAGATAAAAGAAGATTCTCTATGTACCTCTGCCCTGGTATTCAGGTCCCCAAAGAAATAAATACTGGCTTCACCTCTTTATTGCATCTTCCAATTCTCTCTCATGGTTCATTTCCTCATGTGGTTTGTAATTTATGAGTTCACACCAGTGAAAGTTTTTTCCTTGGAGGCCTAGATCCCTGGGCTATGAGGGGATATGCCTATAGAGTGCTCTTGGATTTGCTTTTGATGACACACTACAGGTTTTTATGTTAATTTCCCATAgattattacacacacacacacaaatcaaaccCATAAATATTCTCATATCATTTGGTGGTATGAATTCAGACCCCACAGATGATGCCAGCTTGGGGTTCTAATTTTTTGCCGATGACTCTTTATCCATCTATGTCCTAAAGAGATGTCATGTCCCTGAGCTGGTGGCCAGGGTTTTTATTAGCCTCTATACTATGGACCAGATGGCCCTTTGTGAATCTCAACCTTGTGTAGAACCTCAAACACAGCTCCAGCTCTCAAAGGCCCGTATAGGTATTTAGACCTCAGACCCTAAAAGCCCATACTGAATGCTGAGACTCCAATGAGATTTCTGGCTTCAGCTCTTGCTCACTGCTATGACgttttgaattccttttttgtttctgccTCTGGAAGATACCCCTTTGACATAAATCGTGTCCCAGTGACTATGAGTTCAGCTACAAAAGTTTTTGGCTACATTTTATCCACTACTTCCATGAGGGAGAGGGACCTTTTCCTTTTAGTTAAATCTGCCATGTTGATCTCAAGACCCACAACATAGTCTCTCTAGTTCTACACTTACCGGCTAAGAAGCCCTTAGCAAAAGCTCGAATAGACTTAGTATCAGACAGGTCCAGTTTCCGCACCAACACCTGCTGGTTCCCTGTCGTGGTCTGGATGTCTTTGGCCACCAACTCCCCCTTTTCCACATCCCGGCAAGCTAAATATACTCGAGCTCCTGTCAGCCAACATATGAAAGAGAAACGGTCAGCTCTGTTTTTGAGCTGGCATTATAAATCTGATgttatttccaatattttttaaaaacacacatttttaccCTTTCTTCACAACAGAGGTATCTAATTAGCAAatagttaaagaaaaattaataatactcATTAATAATACTCATTAATTATATGTAGAGCATAGTACTAGTTTCAGATCAGCAAATCAGTGGAACCCTTAGGTATTCTTGAATTCCAAAACTGGGAAGAAACAATGAGAATGAATCATCATTACTGTGAGGGGTAAAGCAGCAGTAATAGGGAATTGAAAGCAGGTGAACTTGCCTCTCTGAGCCAGTTCTTTGGCTGTCTCCTTCCCGATACCTGTATTAGCTCCAGTGACCACAACTACTTTCCCAGGAAGCTGAACAGTTGATGTACACACCCCACTGGACAGCATTTTCCtgcagacagagaaggagagctCATCAATTCTTCATTCTcctgtctcctgtctcagccagtAGGTTCCTGCAACTCCCTGTGTCTTCTGGCTGAGGTTTGCTTTAGTTCTTTCCACTGTTGTCCTTTTAAAGGTTTAAGGAAACTTGGAGGAAAGATGACAAAAGTTTTCTGCTTTTGCTCAAAGACAAAAGTGATTCTATTACAAGGGCAAAGCTTACAGCTGTTCCCTGCAACACAAGAACTGGATGAATATCTGATTAGCCAGGCACCTTTGGTTTGAGCTCTCCCTAAGGCACTTGTGACTTAGGAAATCACAAGATTCAGCCCAGATGAAGAAATAACAAGTTTCTGTAGGTCAATCTGTCCACAACTGGCATTTTATGGCCTTGAGAAATGGCTAATCcaatacaaaaagttaaaactatGAAAGCTTGTGACTCTGGTAcacaataaacaagaaaaaaaaaccacccacacatgcacacacacacttaaagaGAAGATTATGTATGTACAAAGGGGAGCTGGGATTCAAGTCTTGCTTTGTCTAATCAGagtccttgtttctttctttttctttttctttttttttttttttgagacagagttttgcttttgttgcccaggctgggcaatggcatgatcttggctcactgcaacctccacctcccaggttcaagattctcatgcctcacccccGCTCCCCGGCCCccaggcgccaccacacccagctaatttttgtatttttagtagagacggggtttcactacgctggccaggctggtctcgaacttctgacctcaggtgatccacccgcctcggcctcccaaagtgctgagcccgGCCTAGAGTCCCTACTTCTAAGCACTGTACTATACTGCCTTTTCCAAATTAACGAATGCACAAACATGGATTGGCGGTTCTCAAACTGGCCTATTCTCTTCTTGGCAATGTTGGGACTCTGGTTAAAACAATCTGTTGACCAGGAGATGCATTCTTAAAGGgcattttggaggccgaggcgggcggatcacgaggtcaggagatcgagaccatcctggctaacacggtgaaacccagtctctactaaaaaaaaaaaaaaaaaagtacaaaaaaattagctgggcgtggcggcatgcgcctgtagtcccagctgctggggaggctgaggcaggagaatggcttgaacccaggaggaggagcttgcagtgagccaagaccgcgccactgcactccagcctgggtgacagagcaagactccgtctcaaaaacaaagagcaCCTCAGCCTTTTTCATTGAAGTTGGAATTGCAAGGTACATACTCTTAGCCATTGAAGCTACCTGCTTAGTGCAAAATGCCACAGGGAGGCAGATTAATTCATGGTCCCCACAATCCATCACCTCCCTCCTCAGAGAACAAGCCTCCAGGCTGTTTCCCACATCCCCTTACTGTAGTTCCAGGAGTGACAACTTAGTAGGACCTGTACTTAGCTCTTTCTTCTCCTTAACCAGCAGGAATGAAAGAGACAACTATAAAAGTCCAGCTCTGGCCCGATTCCCATAACCCTGCTGAGTTGGGAATACAGCTCCtggagtataattttttttttttttcagaaaaatccCACTGGGGTATGAGCACTATTTTCAGTTCTGGTTCAACTTTTCATTGAGATTCTATATGGATAAGAGGATCTTGTagtgaaaaaaagataaaaagcagtGATTTCATCTGCGTGTGAGCAACCACGTGTGCCTAGAGGTGGGAAAACTGAGTGTTCAGAAGGGAGAAAATATATAACTGTAAGAGGGGCgccagagagggaagagaaaataaaaataaaagaaggaaagtagGTGACCGTGGTAAGAAATGGCTGTGATCTGGCCTGCCTTCAAGTTCCACTGGGACGAAGACCGCCCCACCTGGGTAAGTCTATTCAGTAACTGGTCCGTCACCACTGGTGACTTACTTAGAACCAATAAGCAGGCTGCCGGTATTACAGCCCGCTGCTGATTCACTGGGGCACTTGGCCAGCCTTGGGCTGATTGATCTATCCCCTGGTCAATACCTTTCCACCATTCTCCCAGCCCTCACCGCCGCAGTACCCTAGCTCCTAACGCAGATCCCCCGTGCTCCTACTCGCAAGGCAGGATAAGAGCTCATAACCAAACCCTCTTCCTTTTCACTTTTCTCCTTTACAAAATCCGCCCACAGAACGAGCGATTCTAACAGCAACGAGAGAGCAAGGATGGGGCCGCAGATGTTACGATTGCTATCAGTTTCAGAGGGCGAAATGTGGAATCGCTCCTTTGTACCTCGAAGGCTGGTTTAAGGCGTGGGAATTAAGGGGAAAACAGCGTGGGGCCATATCCCATTGAGGGGTCCGAAACTCAAGAGTTTGAGGTAGCCTTACCCTCGGGATTCCCTGGAGCCAGAATCAGGGGGTGCTTAGACAAAAGAAAAACGGGCCAGGGAAAAGCAGGGTGCCCCGGAGTGCCGCCCCTTTTCACCGCCTGGGCTCTCGGCTCTCCTCCTGGCATCCAGGACAGCTGGACCTCGCCACCAACCCACCGAACTCTGGGCCCCGCCATCTTGGAGCCCCCCCCCCAGAGGCGTTTTCCAAGAAAGCTTTGGTGGGGATTCTATGTTTCCCTGCCGCCCCCAACAAGAATTCGCAAGAGAAGGCAATACATTTGCACAGACCTGATTTGGGGCGCAGCCATATACAGAAGGAAGGGCAGAAGGAGGAGCAACAGCAGGAGCAGGAGCTCAACCATCTCTGCCGGCTGCAGCGGCACCAGAACAGGATGCCCCAGCAGCGCTCGCCGACTGTGGTTTCTCTTTCTAGACACGCCCCAATTCAAATTGCGACAGCCCGGGGAGCAGAccttctgggaaatgtagtccagaGCTTGGCAGCCTCTGGCGGGCTACGGGGGAACGCTGCGGCCGATGCTGGCAGAAGTTGAATTACACATCGCTAATCCCCAACCATCTAGGGCTTAGGGCCTGTGGGATCATTCACCCGGCTCTCCCTTATGGCCGCCCGCGGTGTTTGTGAAATCTCTGCAGTCCTCTATCTCCCCAGACCCAAGTCCAGTCCCTGGTTCAGTTTTCCCCAATCCTGGTTAGGCAGTTACCGCACTGTTTCTCCTGGAGATCAGATGTGGACGTCTGGGAAATGAAAGGCGGATTAGACAGGAGAGGAGTGGTCGGATTCTGACAGTTGGGAAGGTGGGGGAATGTAAACGCTTCCTCCTCGAGGTTTCCTTTTTCCAGTGGAGAGGAAGCAGTAAGTCCTTGAAGACATtcccaggagaatcactttattGTGTCTTCATTGGCACAGTTGTTTTTGCCAGCTCGTGAAAGTATTTAATCCTGTCTTGAATAAGACCATGAATATGTTCTCTGTGAATAAATAGGTTCCCTGTTTAACTGTTTCTTTCATCTGAGGCCTATTTCCTCGGGGTGAATGTGGAGGGTGTTTTAACCAATCAGTATCTGTCTGTGATTCCTTAATTGTACCCAGTAATATTTTCTGGTCCTTTTGCATAATTTCCATTTGGTTAAAAGACACATGTTCCAATGAACTAATATATTTTATAGCAAATTGGAGAGAAGAGGGTTTCCTTCACACAATAGTAATTCTTACCAATTTAACATTTGATTAGCAATCCTCACATTTTGTCACACATTCTCATTATTGTGTTACCTAATATTTGTATTGGGTTTTATAACTTTATAAAAgcctttcatttgttttgttccttattcattcattcttgcaATTGACAAACATTTATGGCATTCCTATAGTATACTAGGCACTGTGCTGAGGTCCAGCAGGGAGCCAGGAACACAAAATCTCTGCCTGCCCAGAGTTCATGGACTGTCAGGGCAGACCTTAAATAGGTGATCACTATATATAAATCGTGGTGAGGGTTATGAGAGGAATTAGAGAAAGTTCTGGGAGCTTCTAGCAGGGAGAGGAGCTCTAAATCAGGAGAGGCTTATTTGAGGAAATAACATTTGAGCGGAGGCCAGAGGAAAGTTAGTGGGCAAGCAACACAGACAAGAGTGTGCTGTGCAGAGGAAAGAACCCACCTGAGGGCTCACAGAGAGAGCAGGGTGCACTAGAGCAACAGAAAACCGTCTAGGGAGAAG
This region includes:
- the RDH11 gene encoding retinol dehydrogenase 11 precursor codes for the protein MVELLLLLLLLLLPFLLYMAAPQIRKMLSSGVCTSTVQLPGKVVVVTGANTGIGKETAKELAQRGARVYLACRDVEKGELVAKDIQTTTGNQQVLVRKLDLSDTKSIRAFAKGFLAEEKHLHILINNAGVMMCPYSKTADGFEMHIGVNHLGHFLLTHLLLEKLKESAPSRIVNVSSLAHHLGRIHFHNLQGEKFYNAGLAYCHSKLANILFTQELARRLKGSGVTTYSVHPGTVQSELVRHSSFMRWMWWLFSFFIKTPQQGAQTSLHCALTEGLEILSGNHFSDCHVTWVSAQARNETIARRLWDVSCDLLGLPMD